One region of Flavobacterium pisciphilum genomic DNA includes:
- a CDS encoding YceI family protein — protein sequence MKTIKSIFLTVVCLAMSTYMSAQKNYTVDAKSSFSVAGTSTMHDWEMKSNSGTGTGTLTVTDAKLTDINSLAITLLTESIKSEKTSMDKVAYETLKTKTHKNIKYVLKSAEKVNETTWNLTGTYTIAGVSKEYKTQVKTTVNNGVVTLQGSNKITFADFGMTPPKALFGTIKTGKDLTLNFNIILK from the coding sequence ATGAAAACAATTAAATCTATTTTTTTAACAGTAGTTTGTTTAGCAATGTCAACATACATGAGTGCACAAAAGAATTATACCGTAGATGCAAAATCGAGTTTTTCGGTGGCAGGAACATCTACTATGCATGATTGGGAAATGAAATCTAATTCTGGAACTGGTACAGGAACTTTAACTGTTACAGATGCTAAACTAACAGACATTAATAGCCTAGCCATAACCCTTTTGACTGAAAGCATAAAAAGTGAGAAAACTAGTATGGATAAGGTAGCATACGAAACATTAAAAACTAAAACACACAAAAACATTAAGTACGTTTTAAAATCTGCCGAAAAAGTAAATGAAACAACTTGGAACTTAACAGGAACATACACTATCGCTGGAGTTAGTAAAGAGTATAAAACTCAAGTAAAAACAACTGTTAACAATGGAGTTGTAACACTTCAGGGGTCTAATAAAATAACTTTTGCCGATTTTGGGATGACTCCACCAAAAGCTTTGTTTGGAACCATCAAAACAGGAAAGGATCTTACATTAAATTTCAATATCATTCTAAAATAA
- the rlmN gene encoding 23S rRNA (adenine(2503)-C(2))-methyltransferase RlmN, which yields MQMEKKDIRALSKEELREFFVTNNDKAFRGNQVYEWLWSKGAHSFEDMTNVAKATRSMLENNFVINHIKVDTMQRSNDGTVKNAVRLHDGLVVESVLIPTQTRTTACVSSQVGCSLDCNFCATARLKRMRNLEPAEIYDQVIAIDKESRLYYNHPLSNIVFMGMGEPLMNYNNVMKAIDMITSTEGLGMSPKRIMVSTSGIPKMIKKMADDDVKFKLAVSLHSAIDEIRSRIMPFSKNFPLADLRESLEYWYRKTKCKVSYEYVVWKGINDDKASIDALVKFCKYVPCKVNLIEYNPIDDGEFQQASEESINAYIKALENIGVVVKVRRSRGKDIDAACGQLANKEAEV from the coding sequence ATGCAAATGGAGAAAAAAGACATACGAGCCTTATCAAAAGAGGAATTACGCGAATTTTTTGTTACTAATAATGACAAAGCGTTCCGTGGTAATCAAGTTTACGAATGGTTATGGAGCAAAGGAGCACATAGTTTTGAAGACATGACGAATGTTGCAAAAGCAACACGTTCTATGCTTGAAAATAATTTTGTTATCAATCATATTAAGGTTGATACAATGCAGCGTAGTAATGATGGTACAGTAAAGAATGCCGTTCGATTACACGATGGATTGGTTGTAGAGTCGGTTTTGATTCCTACTCAAACTAGAACTACTGCTTGTGTATCTAGTCAAGTTGGTTGTAGTTTAGATTGTAATTTTTGCGCTACAGCGAGATTAAAAAGAATGCGTAATCTAGAGCCAGCAGAGATCTATGATCAGGTAATTGCTATAGATAAAGAAAGCCGTTTGTATTATAATCATCCGTTGTCTAATATTGTTTTTATGGGAATGGGAGAACCGCTCATGAATTATAACAATGTTATGAAAGCTATTGATATGATTACGTCTACTGAAGGTTTAGGAATGTCGCCAAAACGTATTATGGTATCAACATCGGGGATACCTAAAATGATCAAAAAAATGGCAGATGATGATGTTAAATTCAAATTAGCAGTTTCATTGCACTCGGCAATAGATGAAATCCGTTCTCGAATTATGCCTTTTAGTAAAAATTTCCCTTTGGCAGATTTACGTGAGTCATTAGAGTATTGGTACAGAAAAACGAAATGTAAAGTTTCATACGAATACGTAGTTTGGAAAGGAATTAACGATGATAAAGCATCAATTGATGCCTTGGTTAAGTTTTGCAAATACGTGCCTTGTAAGGTCAATTTAATTGAGTATAATCCAATTGATGATGGTGAGTTTCAACAAGCTTCAGAAGAATCAATTAATGCATACATAAAAGCACTTGAAAATATTGGAGTAGTAGTAAAAGTACGCCGAAGTAGAGGAAAAGATATTGATGCTGCTTGCGGGCAATTGGCTAATAAAGAAGCAGAAGTTTAA
- a CDS encoding polyprenyl synthetase family protein, with translation MNITSQIKQPIFSEMELFEKKFHESMTSKVALLNRITYYIVNRKGKQMRPMFVFLTAKMVSEGIVNERTYRGASVIELIHTATLVHDDVVDDSNRRRGFFSINALWKNKIAVLVGDYLLSKGLLLSIDNGDFDLLKIISVAVREMSEGELLQIEKARRLDITEDVYYEIIRKKTATLIAACCALGAKSVIEDEVQVENMRKFGELIGMAFQIKDDLFDYSEEAIGKPTGIDIKEQKMTLPLIHVLNNCTTKEKNWLINSIKNHNKDKKRVKEVIAFVKDNNGLTYAENKMVEFQQEALSLLDNYSDSDFKAALTLMVNYVIERKK, from the coding sequence ATGAATATTACTTCTCAAATAAAACAGCCCATTTTTAGCGAGATGGAACTTTTTGAAAAAAAGTTCCATGAATCGATGACTTCAAAGGTGGCTTTGCTCAATAGAATTACTTATTATATTGTAAATAGAAAAGGAAAACAAATGCGACCTATGTTTGTTTTCTTGACAGCAAAAATGGTGTCAGAAGGAATTGTAAACGAACGCACTTATCGTGGGGCTTCGGTTATAGAATTAATTCATACCGCAACCTTAGTTCATGATGATGTAGTTGATGATAGTAATCGTCGACGTGGCTTTTTTTCGATTAATGCACTATGGAAAAATAAAATAGCAGTTCTAGTTGGAGATTATTTACTTTCAAAGGGATTGTTGCTTTCTATAGATAATGGAGATTTTGATTTACTTAAAATAATTTCTGTTGCAGTACGTGAGATGAGCGAAGGAGAATTGCTTCAAATAGAAAAAGCAAGAAGACTTGATATTACCGAAGACGTTTATTACGAAATTATCCGAAAAAAGACAGCAACACTTATTGCTGCTTGTTGTGCGCTAGGTGCAAAATCGGTTATTGAAGATGAAGTTCAGGTAGAGAACATGCGTAAATTTGGAGAACTCATAGGAATGGCTTTCCAGATTAAAGATGATTTATTCGATTATAGCGAAGAAGCTATTGGAAAACCTACTGGAATAGACATCAAAGAGCAAAAAATGACTTTGCCCTTAATTCATGTTTTAAATAATTGTACTACCAAAGAAAAGAATTGGCTTATTAATTCTATCAAAAACCATAATAAAGACAAAAAGCGTGTAAAAGAAGTTATTGCTTTTGTGAAAGATAATAATGGTTTGACTTATGCCGAAAATAAAATGGTAGAATTTCAACAAGAAGCACTCTCTTTACTTGATAACTATTCAGATTCAGACTTCAAAGCAGCTTTGACTTTGATGGTGAACTATGTAATTGAAAGAAAAAAATAA
- a CDS encoding RNA polymerase sigma factor, with product MKVIQLHQEEAEIIQLAIDNNRQAQQQIYSKFSSKMLSVCRQYIKDIQLAEDVMITSFMKVFTNLKRFENKGSFEGWIRRIMVNECISYLRVQKKVKFIEDENYAEESFNGIESQLSTDQIQFLIDGLPDGYKMVFNLYAIEGYKHNEIATMLGINEGTSKSQLSHARKMLQKQIITLKKQENGTE from the coding sequence ATGAAAGTAATCCAATTGCATCAAGAAGAAGCTGAAATCATTCAGTTGGCTATCGATAATAATCGACAGGCACAACAGCAGATATACAGTAAATTTTCTTCAAAAATGCTAAGTGTTTGCCGACAGTATATCAAAGACATCCAATTGGCCGAAGATGTAATGATAACATCATTCATGAAAGTTTTTACCAATCTTAAAAGATTTGAAAACAAAGGAAGTTTTGAAGGATGGATTAGAAGAATAATGGTAAATGAATGCATTTCATATCTACGAGTTCAAAAAAAGGTAAAGTTCATCGAGGATGAGAATTATGCAGAAGAGAGTTTTAATGGTATCGAGAGCCAATTGTCAACAGATCAAATTCAGTTTTTAATAGATGGCTTGCCAGATGGGTATAAGATGGTTTTTAATCTTTATGCTATCGAAGGATATAAGCACAATGAAATTGCAACAATGTTAGGGATTAATGAAGGAACGTCAAAATCGCAATTATCACATGCTCGCAAAATGTTGCAAAAGCAAATAATTACATTAAAAAAACAAGAAAATGGAACCGAATAA
- the dnaG gene encoding DNA primase, translated as MISQNTIDTVFETARVEEVIGDFVLLKRAGSNYKGLSPFSDERSPSFMVSPVKGIWKDFSTGKGGNSVKFLMEHEHFTYPEAIRYLAKKYNIEIEETEQTDAEKAITDVRESMYLVSEFAKKYFHNVLLNTDEGQAIGYSYFKERGFTNETIKKFELGYSPETWDAFTKEALGQGYKLEFLQSTGLTIPKDDRPFDRFKGRVMFPIQSMSGRVLGFGGRILTNDKKAAKYLNSPESDLYHKSKVLYGIFQAKQSIAKQNNCFLVEGYTDVIQFNQAGIENVVASSGTALTPDQIRLINRLTKNITVLFDGDAAGLRASIRGIDLILEEGMNVKVCTFPDGDDPDSFARKTPYDDLVAYLDENAKDFIQFKASLLMDEAKNDPVKKADLIRDMVTSISKIPDRIQREVYIQECARIMDISEQVLVSTLAQLLQKDVAEVGKKQKQEQKPFEVLRNQKPKNTGFSGGDPEDPRGAPDDYYPGEPGYPEQQQAEKIDILYGLERKIIEILLLYGDKVEKFEDAFFKANEEGEVVLVSEIKEYKVYQRIYLSLQEDEVELSNTLFRDVFTNLIAFYNQHEKFNLEQYLMRLEPEFAQEVTDILMEDEKVTLHDWEGQNIFSKGKSESISQYVTETIMSMRWFLVDKIIEELKSSIVSDPKEDNMELLMMVMDYSKLINSFSRKLGRVMSRYHN; from the coding sequence TTGATTTCACAAAATACCATAGATACTGTTTTTGAAACTGCTCGTGTAGAGGAGGTTATTGGCGATTTTGTGCTTTTAAAACGAGCAGGAAGTAATTATAAAGGATTGAGTCCGTTCTCTGATGAGCGCTCTCCATCGTTTATGGTGTCACCTGTAAAAGGGATTTGGAAAGATTTTAGTACAGGAAAAGGAGGGAACTCAGTTAAATTTTTAATGGAGCATGAGCATTTTACCTATCCTGAAGCCATTCGATATTTGGCCAAAAAATATAATATCGAAATTGAAGAAACCGAACAAACGGATGCTGAAAAAGCCATAACTGATGTTCGTGAAAGTATGTATCTAGTTTCAGAGTTTGCCAAAAAATATTTTCATAATGTACTTTTAAATACAGATGAAGGTCAGGCAATAGGATATTCGTATTTTAAGGAAAGAGGATTTACAAACGAAACAATCAAGAAATTTGAATTAGGATATTCTCCAGAAACCTGGGATGCTTTTACTAAAGAAGCGCTTGGTCAAGGATATAAACTAGAATTTTTGCAAAGTACTGGACTAACAATTCCTAAAGATGATCGTCCTTTTGATCGATTTAAAGGACGTGTTATGTTTCCGATACAGAGTATGTCGGGACGTGTACTTGGTTTTGGAGGGCGAATCCTTACAAATGATAAAAAAGCGGCAAAATACTTAAACTCACCAGAGAGTGATCTTTACCATAAGAGTAAAGTATTGTATGGTATTTTTCAAGCCAAACAATCTATTGCTAAACAAAACAATTGTTTTTTAGTAGAAGGATATACCGATGTAATACAGTTTAATCAAGCAGGAATAGAAAATGTAGTTGCTTCTTCGGGAACTGCCTTGACACCTGATCAGATTAGATTGATAAATAGATTAACAAAAAACATTACAGTACTTTTTGATGGGGATGCAGCTGGATTACGTGCATCTATTCGAGGAATCGATTTGATTCTAGAAGAAGGTATGAACGTAAAAGTATGTACTTTTCCTGACGGAGACGACCCAGATAGTTTTGCTAGAAAGACTCCGTATGATGATTTAGTAGCTTATTTAGATGAGAATGCTAAAGACTTTATTCAGTTTAAGGCATCGCTTTTAATGGATGAGGCCAAAAATGACCCCGTTAAGAAGGCCGATTTAATTCGGGATATGGTTACGAGTATTTCTAAAATACCAGACCGTATTCAGCGCGAAGTCTACATTCAGGAGTGTGCTAGAATTATGGATATTTCAGAGCAAGTACTTGTAAGTACTTTGGCGCAGCTTCTTCAAAAAGATGTTGCTGAAGTTGGAAAAAAACAAAAGCAGGAGCAAAAACCTTTTGAGGTTTTAAGAAACCAGAAACCAAAAAATACAGGCTTTTCGGGAGGAGATCCAGAAGATCCAAGAGGTGCACCAGATGATTATTATCCGGGAGAGCCAGGATATCCAGAACAGCAGCAAGCAGAAAAAATAGATATCCTTTATGGTTTAGAAAGAAAAATAATCGAAATTTTATTGCTTTATGGAGATAAAGTAGAGAAGTTTGAAGATGCTTTTTTTAAGGCAAATGAAGAAGGGGAAGTTGTGCTTGTTAGTGAAATTAAAGAATATAAGGTTTATCAAAGAATCTACCTGAGTTTACAGGAAGATGAGGTGGAGTTGTCTAATACGCTGTTTAGAGATGTTTTTACAAATTTAATAGCATTCTATAACCAGCATGAAAAGTTTAATTTAGAGCAATATCTAATGCGTCTGGAGCCTGAATTTGCTCAGGAGGTAACGGATATTTTAATGGAGGATGAAAAAGTGACACTTCATGACTGGGAAGGACAAAATATTTTTTCGAAGGGGAAGTCAGAATCAATAAGTCAATACGTGACAGAGACAATCATGTCTATGCGTTGGTTTTTGGTGGATAAGATAATTGAAGAACTAAAAAGCTCCATAGTATCAGACCCTAAGGAAGATAATATGGAGCTTTTAATGATGGTTATGGACTACTCAAAATTAATTAATTCGTTTTCAAGAAAATTAGGGAGAGTGATGTCCCGTTACCATAATTAA
- a CDS encoding LuxR C-terminal-related transcriptional regulator, which yields MIKVCLADNHPVTHFGVKSYFKDHDDISIVANVGNFTMVKDILQTKDIDILILDLELEGLASIFEVKSILKNFPKTKIIIFSNLSEQMYAPNAIKAGVSGYIHKTEKLETLGISIIKVHEGKIIINETVRKNMALIAKQSKSERLYRKLSNREIEVLRYLSDGKKNNEISKILNLNEKTISTYKLRLLTKLNVTNLVDLVNKAKTLEII from the coding sequence ATGATTAAAGTATGTTTAGCAGACAACCACCCTGTGACGCACTTTGGCGTTAAGTCGTATTTTAAAGACCATGATGACATTTCAATCGTTGCAAATGTAGGTAACTTTACGATGGTAAAAGACATTCTTCAAACTAAAGACATTGATATTCTTATTTTAGATTTAGAATTAGAAGGTCTTGCAAGTATTTTTGAAGTTAAGTCTATTCTCAAAAACTTCCCTAAAACAAAAATCATCATCTTCAGTAATCTATCTGAACAAATGTATGCTCCAAATGCTATAAAAGCTGGTGTTTCTGGATACATTCACAAAACAGAAAAATTAGAAACTCTGGGGATTTCGATTATCAAAGTACATGAAGGGAAAATTATCATCAATGAAACTGTACGTAAAAACATGGCATTGATTGCAAAACAGAGCAAAAGCGAACGTCTATACCGAAAATTATCAAACAGAGAAATTGAAGTATTACGTTACTTAAGCGATGGTAAGAAAAACAATGAGATTTCTAAAATTCTAAATCTTAACGAAAAAACAATTAGTACTTACAAACTAAGGTTACTAACTAAATTAAACGTTACCAATCTAGTAGATTTAGTTAATAAAGCCAAAACACTAGAAATTATTTAA
- the nadE gene encoding NAD(+) synthase, whose protein sequence is MAKKSTIQTEKVNTYIVEWLKDYANNAKVNGFIIGISGGVDSAVTSTLCAQTGLKVLCVEMPIYQAPNQVSRGREHIDQLKKRFPNVSNIETDLTSTFEAFKAATPSDGDIAKVNLSLANTRARLRMTSLYYLAGIHGLLVAGTGNKVEDFGVGFYTKYGDGGVDLSPIADLMKSDVYALGVFLKIPDSILTAAPTDGLFGDNRTDEDQLGANYDELEWAMLADELGKSATDFTGREKIVFEIYKKLNTANQHKMNPIPVCSLPKKLK, encoded by the coding sequence ATGGCTAAAAAAAGCACTATTCAAACAGAAAAAGTAAATACCTACATTGTAGAGTGGCTAAAAGATTACGCCAACAATGCTAAAGTGAATGGTTTTATTATAGGAATTTCTGGTGGTGTTGACTCAGCTGTAACCTCAACATTATGTGCTCAAACTGGATTAAAGGTTTTATGTGTAGAAATGCCAATATATCAAGCTCCAAATCAAGTTTCTAGAGGAAGAGAACATATCGATCAATTAAAAAAACGTTTCCCAAATGTTTCTAATATCGAAACTGACTTAACAAGTACATTTGAAGCTTTTAAAGCGGCAACCCCTAGCGATGGTGATATTGCTAAAGTTAATTTATCACTAGCCAACACTCGTGCTCGTTTGCGTATGACTAGCTTATACTATCTAGCAGGTATTCATGGTCTATTAGTTGCTGGAACAGGGAACAAAGTTGAAGATTTTGGAGTAGGTTTTTACACAAAATACGGAGATGGTGGCGTAGATTTGAGTCCAATTGCCGATTTAATGAAATCTGATGTGTATGCATTAGGGGTATTTCTTAAAATTCCTGACTCAATTTTAACAGCTGCACCTACTGATGGTTTGTTTGGAGATAACCGAACAGATGAAGACCAATTGGGTGCAAATTATGACGAATTAGAGTGGGCAATGTTAGCCGATGAACTAGGAAAATCAGCTACTGACTTCACTGGAAGAGAAAAAATTGTTTTCGAAATATACAAGAAATTAAACACAGCCAATCAGCACAAAATGAACCCAATACCTGTGTGTTCTTTACCTAAAAAGTTAAAATAA
- the gldB gene encoding gliding motility lipoprotein GldB translates to MKIYRFAIALGVFFLSCDKKSEIEKAVEEIPVDIKVERFDKVFFETQPKDLAKVKKEYPFFFPQGNDDSVWLEKMQNPLWRELYAEVQKKYGDFEPVRKEFNSLFQHIEYYFPKTKTPKVITIISEMDYNNKAIYADSLVVVALELYLGKEHKFYTFPNYIKENFEEKQIMPDVVSSFSLKKISPITDKSLINKMVYYGKQLYLKDLLLPDYTDADKIGYTPEQIKWCEENEGYMWRYFIEKELLYSDDVKLTTRFINTAPFSKFYLEIDNESPGRVGTWIGWQIVRSYMKNNDVPIEQLLKTNAKEIFEKSKYKPKK, encoded by the coding sequence ATGAAAATATATCGGTTTGCTATCGCTCTAGGTGTCTTTTTTTTGTCCTGCGATAAAAAAAGTGAAATTGAAAAAGCGGTAGAAGAAATTCCTGTTGATATTAAAGTGGAGCGTTTTGATAAAGTGTTTTTTGAAACCCAACCCAAAGATTTAGCGAAGGTGAAAAAAGAATATCCTTTTTTCTTTCCGCAAGGGAATGATGACTCGGTTTGGTTAGAGAAAATGCAAAATCCGCTTTGGAGAGAGTTGTATGCTGAGGTTCAGAAAAAATATGGAGATTTTGAGCCGGTTCGTAAAGAATTTAATAGCTTGTTTCAGCATATCGAGTATTATTTTCCTAAAACAAAAACACCAAAAGTAATTACTATAATTTCTGAAATGGATTATAATAATAAAGCAATTTATGCAGATAGTTTAGTTGTTGTTGCGCTTGAGTTGTATTTAGGAAAAGAACATAAGTTCTATACATTTCCAAATTATATAAAGGAGAACTTTGAAGAGAAGCAAATTATGCCAGATGTAGTTTCTAGTTTCTCACTGAAGAAAATTTCGCCAATTACCGATAAAAGTTTGATAAACAAAATGGTGTATTATGGGAAGCAATTGTATCTAAAAGATTTGCTTTTGCCAGATTATACGGATGCAGATAAAATAGGTTATACGCCAGAGCAAATAAAATGGTGTGAGGAGAATGAAGGCTATATGTGGCGTTATTTTATAGAAAAAGAGTTGTTGTATAGTGATGATGTAAAACTTACAACACGATTTATAAATACAGCACCATTTTCTAAGTTTTACCTCGAAATAGATAATGAATCACCAGGGCGTGTTGGAACCTGGATTGGGTGGCAAATTGTACGTTCGTACATGAAAAACAATGATGTGCCGATTGAACAATTATTAAAAACCAACGCAAAAGAAATTTTTGAAAAATCAAAATATAAACCTAAGAAGTAA
- the gldC gene encoding gliding motility protein GldC, with amino-acid sequence MSDNTQTSEIKFLIELDENRVPEKLKWSAKDGGVEAQDAKAIMLSIWDSKVQETMRIDLWTKDMPVDEMKIFFHQTLVAMADTFKRATDDEKMSDTMKDFCDYFAEKLELKK; translated from the coding sequence ATGTCAGATAATACACAAACATCAGAAATTAAATTCCTTATAGAATTAGACGAAAATAGAGTTCCAGAAAAGCTAAAATGGTCTGCAAAAGATGGAGGAGTCGAAGCGCAAGATGCAAAAGCAATTATGCTTTCTATTTGGGATAGTAAAGTGCAGGAAACCATGCGTATTGATTTATGGACGAAAGATATGCCTGTAGATGAAATGAAAATTTTCTTTCACCAAACCTTAGTAGCAATGGCAGATACATTTAAGCGTGCTACAGATGATGAGAAGATGTCGGATACAATGAAGGATTTCTGTGATTATTTTGCAGAGAAACTTGAATTGAAAAAATAA
- the yihA gene encoding ribosome biogenesis GTP-binding protein YihA/YsxC has translation MKINTAEFIISNSDVSKCPKDFLPEYAFIGRSNVGKSSLINMLTNHKNLAKTSGRPGKTQLINHFLINNNWFLVDLPGYGYAKVSKKTKSVFQQFITDYFETREQLVCAFVLIDIRHEAQSIDIEFMSYMGESEIPFCIIFTKADKISKTKIDSHIAAYKKKMFANNWAEMPHYFVTSATESTGKDDVLNYIDEVNQEVFKNNSGF, from the coding sequence ATGAAAATAAATACCGCCGAATTTATAATTAGTAATTCAGATGTTAGCAAATGTCCTAAGGACTTCTTGCCTGAGTATGCTTTTATAGGAAGATCAAACGTAGGAAAGTCTTCTTTGATCAACATGTTGACCAATCATAAAAACTTAGCAAAAACTTCTGGTCGTCCTGGAAAAACACAATTGATAAATCACTTCTTGATTAACAACAATTGGTTCCTTGTCGATTTACCAGGATACGGTTATGCCAAAGTTTCCAAAAAAACAAAATCTGTTTTCCAACAGTTCATCACCGATTACTTTGAAACTCGCGAACAATTAGTTTGTGCTTTTGTATTAATCGATATTCGCCACGAAGCACAATCTATCGATATTGAATTCATGTCGTACATGGGCGAAAGCGAAATTCCATTTTGTATCATTTTTACCAAAGCTGATAAAATCAGTAAAACTAAAATTGATTCTCATATTGCAGCTTACAAAAAGAAAATGTTTGCCAACAACTGGGCCGAAATGCCTCATTATTTTGTAACATCCGCAACAGAATCTACAGGTAAAGATGATGTCTTAAACTACATCGACGAAGTAAACCAAGAGGTATTCAAAAACAACTCAGGGTTTTAG
- a CDS encoding alpha/beta fold hydrolase: MDKHYKKEGRYSYYEAGEGTPIVILHGLMGGLSNFDAVAEYFSNRGYKIVIPDLPIYTQSILKTNVKSFAKYVKDFITFKGFDKVILLGNSLGGHIALYHTKLYPEKVAGLVITGSSGLYESAMGDSYPKRGDYEYIRRKAEDVFYDPKIATPELIDEVYASVNDRIKLIKTLTIAKSAIRHNMAKDLPKMQVETCIIWGKNDKVTPPDVAEEFNKLLPNSSLYWIDKCGHAAMMEHPEEFNKILEEWLKKTNL; the protein is encoded by the coding sequence ATGGATAAACATTACAAAAAAGAAGGCAGATACAGCTATTATGAAGCTGGAGAAGGGACACCAATTGTTATATTACATGGCCTCATGGGAGGACTAAGTAACTTCGATGCCGTAGCCGAATATTTTTCAAATAGAGGATACAAAATAGTAATACCCGATTTACCGATATACACACAAAGCATTTTAAAAACCAACGTAAAAAGTTTTGCCAAATATGTTAAAGACTTTATCACATTCAAAGGATTTGATAAGGTTATTTTACTAGGAAATTCATTAGGTGGTCATATTGCTCTATATCACACAAAATTATATCCTGAAAAGGTAGCGGGACTAGTAATAACAGGAAGCTCTGGCCTTTACGAAAGTGCAATGGGTGATAGCTATCCTAAAAGAGGAGATTACGAATACATAAGAAGAAAAGCCGAAGATGTATTTTACGATCCGAAGATTGCAACTCCCGAACTTATTGATGAAGTTTATGCCTCAGTAAATGATCGTATAAAATTAATCAAAACACTTACCATAGCAAAAAGTGCCATTCGTCATAATATGGCAAAAGACTTACCAAAAATGCAAGTAGAAACTTGTATCATCTGGGGTAAAAATGACAAAGTAACTCCACCGGACGTAGCCGAAGAGTTTAACAAATTACTTCCTAACTCTTCTTTATATTGGATTGACAAATGTGGACATGCTGCCATGATGGAACATCCAGAAGAGTTTAATAAAATTCTTGAAGAATGGTTGAAAAAAACCAATTTATAA
- a CDS encoding division/cell wall cluster transcriptional repressor MraZ, which yields MNTIVGTYECKVDAKGRLLMPAPLKKQLATSLQNGFVLKRSVFQTCLELYPMEEWDLMMQKINKLNRFVKKNNDFIRRFTAGVKIVEIDALGRLLVPKDLMAFSGISKDVVFSSAVNIVEIWDKELYEKSISGEDMDFADLAEEVMGNINDDDNGIS from the coding sequence TTGAACACAATTGTAGGAACATATGAGTGTAAAGTCGATGCTAAAGGGAGGCTGCTAATGCCAGCTCCCCTAAAAAAGCAGTTGGCAACCTCACTTCAAAACGGATTTGTTTTGAAGCGTTCCGTGTTTCAGACGTGTTTGGAGCTGTATCCGATGGAAGAATGGGATTTGATGATGCAGAAAATTAATAAACTGAATCGTTTTGTAAAGAAGAACAATGATTTTATCAGAAGGTTTACCGCTGGAGTTAAGATTGTTGAGATTGATGCATTAGGGCGTTTGTTAGTTCCGAAAGATCTAATGGCATTTTCTGGTATTTCGAAAGACGTGGTGTTTTCATCTGCGGTGAATATTGTTGAAATATGGGATAAAGAGTTATACGAAAAATCAATTAGCGGCGAAGATATGGATTTTGCAGATTTAGCCGAAGAAGTAATGGGAAATATAAATGACGACGACAATGGAATATCATAA